A stretch of Oryzias melastigma strain HK-1 unplaced genomic scaffold, ASM292280v2 sc00421, whole genome shotgun sequence DNA encodes these proteins:
- the LOC112140196 gene encoding uncharacterized protein LOC112140196, whose translation MTAVIGLFLMLFSVTDGVVTHCDGRQNGAQCYGALGGSVSIQLMDDFTEIHRYYLYKNKTVVMLGGKDKKPDTMMNNRYSFIPSNGTFWINNLTKNDNDEYSLTTFDTNGTQTANHSLQLSVQAPVSSVSLVSECLSQGEMKVSCSSEGGDSPQYRWTLNGKSLTEAELLSGNKQTNIITLKQHVSGRLVCSVSNNASSASNETNICTCGFIYINSIINGRKISKWVFLENNTQCVEPTIVSPTETQSTVDWSMLRCSLMFLFSVVSFVGIGVYFTWKKIKSEKDEQSAERDRTQFLEDFSGNEQALYSNV comes from the exons ATGACAGCTGTGATCGGACTATTCCTGATGCTGTTCTCAGTCACTGATG GTGTGGTGACCCACTGTGATGGCAGACAGAATGGAGCTCAGTGTTATGGAGCTTTGGGAGGATCTGTTTCTATCCAGCTGATGGACGACTTCACAGAAATACATAGATATTACTTGTACAAGAACAAAACTGTTGTAATGTTAGgaggaaaagataaaaaaccTGATACTATGATGAACAACAGATATTCATTTATTCCCTCTAATGGGACATTTTGGATCAACAATCTGACCAAGAATGACAATGATGAATATAGTCTTACAACGTTTGATACAAATGGAACACAGACAGCAAACCACTCTCTTCAGTTATCAGTTCaag CTCCTGTGTCCTCCGTCTCTCTGGTCTCTGAGTGTTTGTCTCAGGGAGAGATGAAGGTGTCCTGCTCCTCTGAGGGAGGGGACAGTCCTCAGTACAGGTGGACTCTGAATGGAAAGTCACTGACAGAAGCTGAGCTGCTTTCTGGAAACAAGCAGACAAACATCATCACTTTGAAACAACACGTCTCTGGACGTCTGGTCTGTTCTGTCTCAAATAACGCCAGTTCTGCTTCTAATGAGACAAACATCTGTACCTGTG GTTTCATTTACATAAATTCCATCATCAATGGGAGAAAGATATCAAAGTGGGTGTTTCTGGAAAATAACACTCAGTGTGTTGAACCAACAATAGTCTCACCAACAGAGACACAAAGCACTGTGG ATTGGTCCATGCTGAGATGCAGcctgatgtttctgttttctgttgtttcattTGTTGGAATCGGCGTCTATTTCACATGGAAGAAGATCAAATCTGAGAAAGATGAACAATCTGCTGAAAGAGACAGAACACaatttttagaggatttctcTGGAAATGAACAAGCTCTGTACAGTAATGTTTAG